One Luteolibacter rhizosphaerae DNA segment encodes these proteins:
- a CDS encoding aspartate kinase encodes MALIVQKYGGTSVGSIDRMRNVAARVKRTRDEGNQVVAVVSAMSGITDGLIKMAKEFNETPAEREMDVLLATGEQQSIALVTMALHEAGVEAVSVTGRQAGIYTTGSHTRGRIQDITPDFMRRSLDEGKTLVVAGFQGVTPEGMIHTLGRGGSDLTAIAVAAALKADVCQILTDVDGVYTCDPRIVKNARKLPEISYDEMLEMASSGSKVMQSRSVEFAKKYGVVFEVRSSLNDNPGTLVREEHPAMENVVIRGVSIERSQARVTITGIPDVPGMSGKILGALGEAEINLDMIVSNIAHDDRARHSFTMHSNDLGKAQAALKLVLAEISPDAKIETEAGIAKLSAVGIGMRSHSGVAATMFKALGEAGINIGMISTSEIKIAVTVEETRIEDAARAVHDAFQLDKEPVK; translated from the coding sequence ATGGCCCTTATCGTCCAAAAATACGGCGGCACTTCCGTCGGCTCCATCGATCGCATGCGCAACGTCGCCGCACGCGTGAAACGCACCCGTGACGAGGGCAACCAGGTCGTCGCCGTGGTGTCCGCCATGTCCGGCATTACCGATGGCCTGATCAAGATGGCCAAGGAGTTCAACGAGACTCCCGCCGAGCGCGAGATGGACGTGCTGCTGGCCACCGGCGAGCAGCAATCGATCGCCCTCGTGACGATGGCGCTCCACGAAGCCGGAGTGGAAGCAGTCTCCGTCACCGGTCGCCAAGCTGGCATCTATACCACCGGCTCGCACACCCGCGGCCGCATCCAGGACATCACGCCGGATTTCATGCGCCGTTCGCTGGACGAGGGGAAGACCCTCGTCGTGGCCGGTTTCCAGGGTGTCACGCCGGAGGGCATGATCCACACGCTCGGCCGCGGTGGTTCGGACCTCACCGCCATCGCCGTCGCCGCAGCGCTGAAGGCGGATGTCTGCCAGATCCTCACGGATGTGGATGGCGTTTACACCTGCGATCCGCGGATCGTGAAGAACGCCCGCAAGCTGCCGGAGATCTCCTATGACGAAATGCTTGAAATGGCCTCGTCCGGATCGAAGGTGATGCAGTCCCGCTCGGTCGAGTTCGCCAAGAAGTACGGCGTCGTCTTTGAAGTCCGCTCCTCTCTCAATGATAACCCGGGCACCTTGGTGCGCGAAGAACATCCTGCCATGGAAAACGTCGTCATCCGCGGAGTCTCGATCGAGCGCTCCCAAGCCCGCGTCACCATCACCGGTATCCCGGATGTCCCCGGCATGTCCGGCAAGATCCTCGGTGCCCTCGGCGAGGCGGAGATCAATCTCGACATGATCGTGTCGAACATCGCTCACGACGATCGCGCCCGCCACTCGTTCACGATGCACTCGAACGACCTCGGCAAGGCCCAGGCCGCGCTCAAGCTCGTGCTCGCGGAGATCAGCCCGGATGCGAAGATCGAGACCGAGGCAGGCATCGCGAAACTTTCTGCCGTGGGCATCGGCATGCGCTCCCACTCGGGTGTCGCCGCCACCATGTTCAAGGCGCTCGGTGAAGCCGGCATCAACATCGGCATGATCTCCACCTCCGAGATCAAGATCGCCGTGACGGTGGAAGAGACCCGGATCGAGGACGCTGCCCGTGCCGTCCACGATGCCTTCCAGCTCGATAAGGAGCCGGTGAAGTGA
- a CDS encoding DUF4328 domain-containing protein, with the protein MPLPTTQGLLPVRFLALAALWMFVGSTALAVADHLLRAFMMPQALSLHDTYYLEGPPLLEGAMILLGLGSVIPYLIWKYRAAWNAARMSPAGMTVSPAMAVGSYFIPVVNFFLPCKAMAQITRVSTGSGGVALWWATQLGGTLFGLVIGVIQGANSPAAPGLLDHLYISLSVFSVFAAWRLIMDITRAQTAARQGVD; encoded by the coding sequence TTGCCCCTGCCCACCACGCAGGGTCTTCTGCCGGTGAGGTTTCTGGCACTCGCGGCGCTTTGGATGTTCGTGGGCTCCACCGCCCTAGCGGTGGCCGATCATCTCCTCAGGGCATTCATGATGCCTCAGGCGTTGAGTTTGCACGACACTTACTATCTTGAAGGCCCGCCCCTCCTTGAGGGGGCAATGATCCTTTTGGGGCTTGGTAGTGTGATCCCTTACCTGATCTGGAAATACCGTGCGGCGTGGAATGCCGCCCGCATGTCGCCAGCCGGGATGACCGTTTCACCGGCCATGGCGGTCGGCTCCTACTTCATCCCGGTGGTAAACTTCTTCCTCCCTTGCAAGGCGATGGCGCAGATCACCCGCGTGTCCACCGGTAGCGGAGGCGTAGCCCTATGGTGGGCCACACAGCTGGGAGGAACACTTTTCGGATTGGTCATCGGTGTGATTCAGGGAGCCAACTCACCTGCGGCGCCGGGTCTGCTGGATCATCTCTATATTTCCCTAAGTGTGTTTTCGGTCTTTGCAGCTTGGAGGCTGATCATGGACATTACGCGGGCTCAAACCGCAGCAAGGCAGGGAGTTGATTGA